A single region of the Ascaphus truei isolate aAscTru1 chromosome 6, aAscTru1.hap1, whole genome shotgun sequence genome encodes:
- the LOC142497776 gene encoding chymotrypsin-like elastase family member 2A has protein sequence MLKQTNMCPFLALVLLVAGASGCGVSTYQPAVSRVVNGEEAIPNSWPWQVSLQYIYNGYWYHTCGGSLIASNWVLTAAHCISSSNVYRVLLGKHNLGLSEPGQKTINVIKLLNHSKWNPNRLSNGFDISLIKLEEHVTYSSTIQPSCLPPAGYILPHNSGCYVTGWGNVQTNGPSPDKLQQGLLLVVDHATCSQSDWWGRSVQTNMICGGGDGIISSCYGDSGGPLNCQNEEGKWELHGVVSFGSSSGCNYYKKPSVFTRVSDFNSWISTTMASN, from the exons ATGCTCAAGCAGACAAACATGTGTCCATTTCTTGCGTTAGTGCTGTTGGTTGCCggag CTTCCGGCTGTGGAGTTTCCACATACCAACCTGCTGTATCCCGAGTGGTGAATGGGGAGGAGGCTATTCCAAACAGCTGGCCCTGgcaa GTATCACTCCAGTACATTTACAATGGGTACTGGTATCATACCTGCGGCGGAAGCCTTATAGCATCAAACTGGGTCCTGACTGCTGCTCACTGCATCAG tTCCTCCAATGTCTACAGAGTACTGCTTGGCAAACACAACCTTGGACTGAGTGAACCAGGCCAGAAAACCATCAACGTTATTAAACTCCTTAACCACTCAAAGTGGAATCCAAACCGGTTGTCCAACGG ATTTGATATCTCCCTCATTAAGTTGGAGGAGCATGTTACTTACAGTAGCACcatccagccttcctgcctgCCTCCCGCCGGGTATATCCTGCCACACAATTCTGGCTGCTATGTTACAGGCTGGGGAAATGTGCAGA CTAATGGTCCTTCTCCGGATAAGCTGCAGCAGGGCCTTTTGCTGGTGGTGGATCATGCAACATGTTCTCAGTCTGACTGGTGGGGGAGAAGTGTGCAGACCAACATGATCTGTGGTGGCGGGGATGGAATTATCTCCAGCTGTTAT GGCGACTCCGGAGGACCTCTGAACTGCCAGAACGAGGAGGGTAAATGGGAGCTGCATGGTGTGGTCAGTTTTGGCTCTTCGAGTGGCTGTAATTATTACAAAAAGCCGTCCGTCTTCACTCGCGTTTCAGATTTCAACAGTTGGATCAGCACG ACCATGGCATCCAATTAA